The Elaeis guineensis isolate ETL-2024a chromosome 14, EG11, whole genome shotgun sequence genomic sequence CTTTGATTGCCAATAATACAGAATTAACATTTTGGGTTTCTCTGGCAGATCTTcctgctcaatttttcaatattttattatttcaatTCCCACGTATCTTAATTTAATACATctgtttcaccaaaaaaaaaaaaaaaaaagaagggcagATGAATCTCTTTGAGAGCCCGAATGCGCAAGGGTACATGATCTAGCCAACACTAGACAACCACCTGTTCTTCCCCATTTCATGCTAGACACTAATGTCAATAGCATGGAATTTTGCCATTTCTTTCTGGACCATTCTTTCCCAAAATAAAAAGACAAAAATATCATTTGCCTTGCAGGGAAGGGTAGTCTAGGAGGTCAGTGGAAGACTTAGAACCATACTGCTGAAAAAGCCATTTATCAGCGCATGGCACTCTGGCCTACTGTTGGACATGTCATACCCAATCCAAATCTTTCTATCTCTGAGTGTCAAGATCAATCACGAACAAGCTGCCAAGCCCCAGACTCCGTGCTCCAAACGCCGGTCTCCATGCCTCATTTTAGCCGGGGCCCTTAGAGACGCTAACACTCTGCTGTCATGATGCTGCAGTCCAAGAAGAAGATTTGGAAGCCAACGGTGAATGTCCATTCCCTTCTCTTtccacaataattttttttatttttgttgggtACATTTCCACATTGCTTTAGGTATAGCTTTGTTGCTACTTGACAGGAGCCCAGCAACTAACTCCATTATAAAAAGTAGCAATCAGAGTGAAAGAATGCTAACAATAAATAATATTGCATGGGAGATGACGGATTCCCCCagcaaaaggaaaaagaaaaatcacagATTTAACAACAGACTTTTTCCCTATAATACAACACCTCTTTGGATCCTCTATTCTCTCCTTTCCTCTCTGTTTCTACCTCCTATTTTGGTTCCGGCGGAACAGGAGAGGGATGACTCTTGGTATATGGAGATGCCACAACATGATCTTGGAGCTGTCAGGAGGAATACATTTCAGCTTAGTCTCATCCTCTACAATCACCTCTTGGACAAACTTGAAGGAGTCCTGAAAAATATATAAGCGGTCAGAATTTAGTAAGAAAAAAGTAGTGGTGGCTGCGAGAAGCTTGTTAGGGTACTTGCCACCAGACAAGCTCCTCGGTTAAGGCCATATCAGCAGTCCCAATCAATGGTCTCTTTATCTGTTAGTGTTTGGCGACATGGTGTGAGCTGATAGGATGATGCTCATTGAAGAGAAGAATAATTGAGTTAGGTTATAGATTCCATGGGCTATGAATTAGCTGGAGTGATATGGACTAGATTGGCTTGgtgttatattaaaaaaaataaacttgctTCTATTGCAAGTTACAGATCGACTTGTTGGACTTTGGGACGTTGCTTTCAGAGGCACTGCTGGAGCGCATGCTCTCTGTGTTAGTCAAGTATGAACAACGGAAAGCGGACCAATTAGTCAGTTAGAATGAGGGGTACGTAGCTGAAAGTATGAAGGACGTCAAAGTAGACTGATGCAATCATTCAAGTAATTTCAACCAGGAGATTAAGTAATTTTCAAGTAATTACTAAAGCAATAATTTAAGTAGACTGATGCAATCGTTTAAATTCGAATGAGGTTTATGATTTGTATAAAGGatgttttgaattttaaatttcgaatctCGGCGTCTCCTAGTTGAAGTTAGTATATGATTTATCCAGCTTTGTGGACTCCCTCTTTTTATTCTCCTCTGTTACCTTGATGAAACCTAAGGTGGATATCCCTCTTTTTTCATTCCGGAAAAGCCGGGGAGGGGGATCGAGTGACAAACCACCGAGTCAGCAGCGCACCACTTTCTCACTCTGTCATAAAGAAAGAATGAGATATTCTCCTCATGGCTCTTATGTGGCACATATGGGCTATGACACGAAAGAAATTCCAGAATCTTTCATCATAAATGGAAATCTCTAGTTTCTTCTAATTTACATAAAATCTTTCATTTCTTTTCTATATGACCTAACTCATGTTCAATTATGTCATCTCAAAATTACAAGGCTCTTTTTATTAGATTAGTTTCTATTCTCTAGTTTCTCATTTTATGTTCTCTCTCTAAtatcattataatatttttatatttttataaataattgatgaaagttcttcataactttcacttttcatctctctctctctcacgcaaaaaaaaaaaaaaaaaactcactaCTTTCTAGAACAGAACAGGTAAGCTTTTGTGTTCTTTAGGCCACTTTTATTATTGTACTTCTTCAATTAACGGAGCCGAGATTACTCCAAGTTCATAATTAGGAGGCAGAGAGCATGGTGTGGTCTAAAAGCAGCTTTTTACCTCGCTATGTATTACTAATTATACCGCAAAAAGGATTAGTGGCTAACCTGTGATGTGTCAGGTACGGAGGTCGGACGACCCCATCGCTCGGGATCCCACAGTATCGAACTATTGAACGCAAAGCCCGAGATATTGATCCTTGTAGCTTTCGACGCTATCCCAACACTGCTCGTATCCGTATTAGTCCCATCATTtgtggtgccatagctcaagtctTCCACAGGCCACCCCACGACCTTTGATGACCTGCAAGAAGGCCCTTCCACCATCACCCTCTTCCTGTTTGCTGACACCATCGCCACCGGCCATGTCCCGAAAACcctgcattttttttttaacatcaaAACATAAATCACATTATTATCTTGTTACATCATTATTTTAGGAAGATATTAACAGAGTAAACGTCTCAGTCTCGCGCTTTTGAATAATACTTTGTAATCTAAGTAGTGGACAAGCTTAAAAATTAATAGAGCATGTATAACAAAAATTGTTTCGATTTTTTTATAGAATGAGATATATGGCACAGGGTATTTCAAGACATATTGATCGGGCTgatagaaaaatgatgaaatagttCTATCCCGATATATGGATGAAATTTTATTCTTATGTCCTGTGAGATGTCCTACCGACACTttaaatcttatatatataagatctaagtCTTTAAATTTCTATCACTAGAATAAGAGTTGAATAATCCTCCGGTTATTTCGCTGACAGAAAGGGAATGTATATGTTCTTGTCTTAAATTATATGAGAACGATCAAGAAGCATGCGAAAGAAAACAGGAGAGGTTGGTGGGAGGTTGGCAGGGACGACTTAAAAGTATGAGAcctgtaaaagagaaaaaaatttatctttacaaaaaaaaagaagacgtgTTGGAATATGGTACATTAGTTAATGGCGTTGGTTGGTAATGGGATTGTATTTAAAGGTACGCTGCTATAATGTAAGGGACCATTTCTAGTGTTTGGGCTTTTGGCTTGGTTACCAAAACTTCTTTTCGAACGTGCACCCACAGTACTAATAAtaggaccttttttttttttttggtaaggacTGGAGCCTGAAGCTTTCATTATCATATATAGTAACAATAATGGGACTTTGCAAACCAAGAATGGGAATAGAAGCAACAAACGGCGAAGGAAGCATGAAAGAAACATGAGACACTGGCAAGTTTCAGTATATAACTCCCTTGTCTATATAAATAAAGCCTTTTGTGGGTTCAACAAAATATGGTGTTTGCAACATTAACCTTCCCTCTAATTGAGTTAATGATGCTATGATGCAAAATATTAGTGCAACGGATACTGAATTCATTGGAACAAATCACTAGAATCCCAAGCAACCTCTAATTTAGTTATAAGAGATGCAGAACTTATGAGAAAAATGGAAAAACTGCAAGAACGAAGTCATATCATTCTTCTAGACTCACAGATTTAAGAGACCTTCTAaattcatgataaaaaaaataaaatggtcCATGCTCTGTATCTAATTGAACATCTATTTGCACAAAAAATTCATTTCTAAAGTagtccataatttttttttttaaaaaagccccTTCTAATTTCCCATTTACTTAAAACAGCTACGCTGATGCATTTTTCCCCTAATGCAGAGGTGTACATTAATAGGATAAATAAGCTATTAAACTGTCAGACCTAATTAATTCATAAGGAAAGCCCGATTGAAGTAGAGAAAAGGCAAAAGACAAGCAAAATTAGGTCATACTCGATCTCTCTGATCTCCTCAAAAAGTTGGAGATCATAGATGTTGGAGATTCCGGCGAAGTGCACGATTCCAGTGAGTCGATGGTGCTCAATGTGACTCAGCGCCACATTCCTCTGGTGATGAGCCTCTGCTTCCGGATCGGTGAAATTCTCCTTGAAGGTCAAATGCCGGTACATGATTCCGGTCTTCCTCAGCATCTCAGCGGTCTTCGGAGCATCGCCATGGGCCTCCACGACGATCCAGAGGAGCGGCGGAGGGACCAACCTCAGGGTCTGAGCCAATCTCGTCAGGAAAACCTCTCGGAACCGGTCGTTGGACCGAGTCGTGGTGATGACGATCAGAAGATTTCGAGGGGTTGACTCCGGGTCACTCTCTTCCTCCTTTGGATCTGCGTCGGCGAGCTGTTTGGTGGTGGTCTGGTTCGCGGTCGAGATCTCGGCCATGAGGCTTCGATTGAGGCTGGCGGGTTCGTTGGGCTTCTCCGCGGCCTTGACGGCCTCGGCTGAGATGCCCATGTTCTTTATGTGCTGGTAGGAGACGAGCTGGCCGGAGAAAAGGGAGGCGGTGCTCGTGGGGGCGAAGCCGGTGAAGAAGCCCATCACGAAGCAGAGGGAGAAGTGGAGGAGGGCCTTCCTCCATAGCTGATTCCTCTTCTTGCATCGATCCAAGTTACCCATTTTTTTCTCTGAGAGCAAGAACATGAAACCCCTCCGCGCGCACagagaaggcaaaaaaaaaaaaaaaaaaaaaacgacgaaggggaagagagagagagagagagagagagaggggtagaTGTGGAGGGGGGTGGGGGGCGGAGAGGTTAAAATAAGGCGGGAGGCAACGGCTCGGTCGGTACCAATCATTAGGTGTGAGGACGCCTTTGCTTTAGGTGGCTTGGCACTTCACCCTCCCTTTTTACTGATCACCACACCAAGTCATCTCTTGAAGCTAAAGGAAAGCAGAGAGGGGAACGGCCAATTTTTTTGGTTGGGATTGGAACCCACCACCAAAAATGCACTGTAACGCGGAATTACGCTAGCTCCCGTTAATGGGACCCACTGATATGCGTCTGTgagtgaaaaaaatatttgacaaatgGCATGACAACGCATGACAAGTCCTCGCCAACAGGCCACTCGAGCAACTTGCGcatattattttttcactaattaGTTTAGTTTAAGACGCAAATAAGCTGGATAAGGTGCAAATTCCAGTTCGGTGTATCTTTACCACCGGGTTTAATGGATCGATTCTCAGATTAGAAAAAGTAAGAAATGGAGTTGGTTAtgtactcaaaaatattttttcgagTCTGGTAAGTAGTAGGAATAGAAGTTTTTGCTGGTTGCAAATATCAGCCCATACCTTCCTTGAGATGGGTGGGTGTGGTTCTAAATGTACATTAATTTTTAAGTCTACCAATTGAAATCACATGGTAGtaggtgcacatctcaaagcaagaGGAGCATCATTTGCAAGTTGCAACCGACAGAGGCAAAGCACATTTACCCTATTTAAGGTTGGTTTTATTAAGTTTGTGCAAGTCTAATTCTAAGCTAGAATCAAAAGTTTATACTTTTTCTGGGTTGGTTTGGTCCgtgcctctctccctctctctcacagGACAAAGTTGGTGGCCTCTCTCTCCCCTTGTTTGATGTCCCAGTGACGCCAATCATCTGCCCCTGTACCATGTCTTGTTGTCGATGACCCACGGGATTCGCGATAGCTCGAAAGCGGAGTCGAGGATGCTGGAGATAAGAAGAACGGACATCTGTCGATGGGGAAGAAGCCATAGCTCATCCCAACAAATGTGTTGCATTCCTTCCTTCTGTGCTTCTACATCAATAACTAATGCATCATGCACACTCACAGTTGATACAAATCTGAGTAGAATATGTGACTCTCTATTCAAGTAGTTGAAGTTCAAAGTCTTGCTTTAGGTTCACCTGCCTCATGCCATGATTTGTTGAGGGATTAAAAATTCCAATACAACGACGATTAAGCCCAGGTAAAATAGGATATAGCAGTTTTTGCTAAAATTCGAGTGGTTCCTTAAATGTCAGGGCCGAGTTAGATTGTAACTTCAAATTTTGTTAAAATTAGAAATAGTCCTACTTTATATGCCAATCTATCCTTGCATCCAAACTTAAGGCACGTATGCCTGCGCGCGTGTGGAAAATACAAAGTCAACAACCAACCTAATTTTCAAATCGGATCCAAATTTTGACAGTGATGTAGGATTTAGAGCACCACTCTCCATGCTTAATGGAGGATTGCGACCAACGTGATGCGGTACTTCTCTAATGTTATATCCTCCTATCCTGCCAAAATTATATGATCTTTACCTAATTGTTAGCTGTCAAGATGACTCTTTTATGGTTTGTGAAAATTGCTCCTTCTTGGGTCAGAACATATTTAGAACACGGGTCTACGTGGGACATTGtgaatgaaagaaaaagaaagatatttgAAATTAGACTTTAAAAAACTGATCAATGTATGCATTGAAAATTGGAACTATCATTCATGCTGAGGGAGTGGTGGGCGTAGAAAGGACCATGATATACTCGCACCTCCTCttaataaaaactctttttttttttttggtgaaatctTACTAAAAACTCTTTAATGCATAACCTGATGTATATATGAATGGTAGGAAAATAAGAAGCATAAAAAGAAAGGGAGCAAACGAAAGAGGTAAGTTTGGGGGAAAGTTGTTCCAGCTGAGGAATTCTTAGATGAAGAACAATTCTTTCACTCTTCCCTTCTTGCACAAAAGTGCAGTCGCCGGAACCTCATGTCATCCAAAGTTTCAAAGAGATATGTAGGTCAATTTATCAATAATCTGGAAATTGAGGAATGAGATATTTATGGAGATTGTCCGAGGATGGGACCGAGCAATCTAAGGTCTAAATTCTAGAATTCGGCATAGAAAAGATAGGAGGGTACCTAGATGGCACAAAGTGGAATAAACGTTCAAAGGATTCAATAGTACAAATTTATTGTCAAAGCATGCAGACAACAAATTCCTGCACGTTACTGCATGTAATTACAAAGGACGAGGAAAACTAAACTTTGAATATGATAGCAAGCAACTATTGTCGGTAAGCCTAGATGACCGGACCTTGTTGTTGGCATTGAATAAGTAGGAATTTTGGGTATTTAAGGACCCAACATCAGTGTCCTGTCAGAAGGCTCCGGTGGGAACATACTGCCATCAGAATGCTGCCACTTGAAAGTTTGAGTTTGATCAGGAATACAAAGAAGATGTGGACAACCATGATTTTCGGTGGATGTCTACATATCTTGATGTGGCTTCGAGGTATCACATGGATATACACCTCTTTTAGTCTGCGGAGGGTGTCTACATCGGACTTGATACATAAGTTTTCCATAAATATATTTGATTGGATCATATTAGCTTAGGACTGATTTGAGTCATGGGTCGATATGATCTATTTGTTATTCTAATTCtgaaaattaggataattttgcGAGggtaattttagatatcataaaaaaagactgGCATGCAAACTCATATTCACACAcaatttatacaaaaaaaaagaaaagaaaggataaaTAGAGTTGTTTGATTAATATCTTATGATACATGTTTAAGTTCACATCCTTCcagttaaaaattatttatttagttTGTGGATAAGAAAATGAAATGCAGAATTGATTGTCTTATGTTGGAGCATCAGGGAGCATTCAGATGAGATTGGCGTCAAGTGTTACCGTCATCGCAAATTTCCACTTCCAGCACTCGCGAGATAAAAAAGGTCAAAAGCCGCCCTAACGGTTACATTTTCTCCGTCCAAAGTCCAAACCTCGCAATTGCGCGTCCAGGGAGCTGGAAACAGCTGCTAATGccgagaagcaaaaaaaaaaaaaaaaaaaaacacatggcTTTTGTAAGTTGACGGTTTTTAGCGCATATTAAAATGTTTAAGCACGCTGGCGGCCGTAACCTCtttagaaaagaaggaaaaatgtGCAACGGCAAGGAGCCCCGGAGAAAACGCAAGTACTAATCTTGGGGCTGCgaacggtttttttttttttttttaatctaataaaAATGAAACGTCAATACAATTCTCATataaatatatcctaaaaaaccaaaaaaaagaatGAGTTTCGCTATAAATTCCTGCTGAAAGTTTTATCTTGAGGATTGCCCGAGCAGGATTGGGAGATGGCCTTGGATTAGATTACCCAGATATACTTCCGTGGATGTTGGGTTCCGCTTGGATGTCCATCGGATGTTAATTAGAGGGGTTCCTCTTGGTTTGTTGTAATAAATTTGGTTTGGCGAAGCAAATGTAAGTTACTTCAGACGACCATGTATGAAGATATTTAAACTTCCAAGCATGCTTTTATTGGTTTTAATAAAACTATTTTTAGCAAAATCTAGAGTTGAGTTTTTTATGGGTGTTTGGTTAAGAGACGaacattaatttagttatttagcaGTGCTACTAAACGAAACATATGATCCACATTTACAAATCAGTTCATGTCCGACAATCAATGGTGGATCATCGAGAATCTTTTGGGTTGTCACTCCATAAAGTAACGAGCAAAAGTTTAGAAGAAAATTGTTGCACCACATTTACCATCCATGTAATAAATGGTATGAAAGGACCCAAGTAAAAAGTGACTGATCCATCTTAGTTTCCATCACGTTCCGTGAGCTAAAAAGGAGATAGCAGGACAGTGCGGTCTTCTATATTCATTCCTTTGCTATAGTTATCAATACTttctcatcataaattctattttttttttaattgatggtTGCCATCAGAGGATGAATGGTTGTCAAACAATATATGCTATATGTATGGTATAACCTGTGCCATTTCCCTGTATAAATTGTTTAATGGCCATCTATCCTTTAGCAGCTATCTACAAGAAAGCCAATGATTAGGGGAAACTCTCGTTTGTCGGAGCGAAGAAAAAACCTAGGGCACTCAAATTATTGGCCCAATACTAGATGTCATTTTTTTTCTCCGAGATAAAATACCTAATATTTATAATAGTCTGATAGTTAAGAGTCAAGATACTGTCGATTAGCAAAGTAATATGACTTGTGACGTATAACAATTATTAGAAATAATCGAATTATAGCTGTAGCTATGAGTGCTACAGATGGTCTGATGAGAGGAATGAAAGTAAGCGACATGGCAACTCTTCTAAGTATTCCAGTCGTTGGAGCTACTCTTGGATGAATTTTCCACATTCTTGGAGAACCTGTTGATAACTTAGATTCTGTAGACACTTGCACAATATCTCATTTTCATAGATTTGCATATGCTTTTATATAGTTAGATACGAAATTATCAATCTTTGAAACAAGGATTAAAGTGGTGGATCTTTTAGCTCCTTATCATCATGGAGGAAAAATCGAACTATTTTGGGGAGCTGGAGTTGGTAAAACAATACTCATCAtggaattgatcaataatattgTTACAGCTCATGGATGCGTATCCGTATTTGGTGGAGTAGATGAACATACTCGTGAAAGAAATAATCTTTACATGGAAATAAAAGAATCTggagtgattaatgaaaaaatattacagAATCAAAAGTAGCTTTAGTCTATGGTCAAATGAATGAACCGTTGGAAGTTCGTATGAGAGTTGGTTTAACTGTCTTAACCATGGTGAAATACTTCTGGGATGTTAGTGAACAAGATGTGCTTCTATTCATCAACAATATTTTTCGTTTCGTTCAAGCAGGATCAGAAGTATCCATCTTATCAGGGATAATATCTTTCGCAATGGGTTATTAGCCTACCCTTagtataaaaatagattttttgcaAGAAAGAATTATCTCTACCAAAGAAGAATCTATAGCTTCGATCCAAGCGGTTTATGTACTTGCGGATGATTTAACCGATCTTAGTCCTACCACAATATTTGTACATTTAGATGCTAGCATCATACTATCAAGAGTATTAGCTACTAAAGATATTTATCTAGAAGTGGATTTGTTAGATTCAATGTCAACTATGTTACAATCTCAAATCATTAGTGGAAAACATTATGAAATTATGTAAAGAGTTAAACAAACATCACAACATTATAAAGAACTTCAAGACATTATAGCTATTCTTAGGTGAGACAAATTATCTGAAAAAGATCGTTTAACTATAGCAAGAGTACGaaaaattgaatattttttttatcacaacatTTCTTCATAGCAGAAGTATTTACTGGTTCTCCAGAAAAATTTGTTGGTCTTGAAGAAAGAATTAGGAAGTTTCAATTGATCTTTTTAGGAGAATTAGACGGTCTTCCTAAGCAGACTTTTTATTTGGTGGGTAACATCGATGAAGCTACTGCAAAAGTTATGAACTTAGAAGTGGAAGGGGTGTAGAGAAGGAACGAAGAAAAGTAGGCAAGTCTGAAATCGCCCGAAAGGAGAATTGCCACAGTattcaaagagaaaaagaagtgGGGGGTCATTAAGATGAAAGAGCTCAGCATAGAGGCTCTCATTATAATGGCGCGATTGGAGGTTGTTCAAATTTTAACACCAACTTTATGGGCGGGAGCAGCTTTGTTCTGGGCTTACCTCCCCGAGCAACTTTCTGTTTCGGGGCTCCACCTTTTCTAGCTTTCGTTTCACTTAGGGGTTCATCAATTAGGCTGAATGCTTGCTAAATCGGCTTTTTGAAAGTCAGGTTCAACAACTACCATGAAAGAATAGCGTACAAAAGCTTGGGACGACCATCCATTAGGAAAGGAAGAGGTCTATCAACATAAAGCCATTAGGGCTCATCAAAGACCATGAGAAGAGTAGTTCGGctcaaaagttaaaaaaaaaaagcatttttTGACTCAGCTACAGTTTTAAACTTCAGAAAAACTTCAGAAAGGATAGAACAGGCACCTACTTGACAACATCGCTATAGGTCTACATTATATGAATTCAGTAAGAAGCCAGTCCAAGTGAGAAAAGCCAATTCAACAAGCCAATCATCAATCTCACATTTTTCGATATTTCAATCATGGGGCCCTGACTTAACAACAGCTGACCTCAATCGAATGCTTGATCGATGTCTTGACAACCCTGCAAATTGAAGAAATGACCTTAAATCTTTATGTACTGACTCCTAATTGAATTATTTGGGATTCAAAAGTGAAAGAAATCATTTTATCTACTAATAGTGGTCAAATTAGTGTATTACCAAATCACGCCCCTATTACCATGGCCGTAGATATAGGTCTTTTGAGAATATGCCTCTACAACCAATGGTTAACAGTGATGGGTGGTTTCACTAGAATAGGTAATAATGAGATCACTATTTTAGAAAATGATGCAGAGATGAGTACTAACATTGATCTACAAGAAGCTCAATAAGCTTTTAAAATAGCTAAAGCTAATTTAAGTAGAGATGAGGATAAGAGATAAgcaattgaagccaatccagctcTCAAACAAGCTAGGACATGAGTAGAGACTATAAATGTTATTTCTTCGTAGTCAAGTCAATACGTCAAAATAATCAAAAGAAGTTCTTTAGAACAatattattatatactatattttaAAAGATTATGCCTGTTGAACACAATCAAGTCTAATCCGAtatatcgaaaaaaaaaaagactaaaaaACTTATTAAATATAACTCAATTGACTTCGATATCTAATAAGTTCTATCTGTTTTTGAATTTGAACCAATGACTTCCATCGCATGAAAGCAATACTCTAACAAATGTGTTCAATAGCTTATTTATCACTAAAAAAGGACCCATCACTTATAAAATTATAAGTGAAATATTATTTCTAAGCAATAGTAATCTATTAatagtaaatggatcagaaaGCTATCACGTGGGATTATGGGGTATCCATcgtgataaaaaattatccataTGTTAATATATCCATGGTAAGGACTACAGCTCAGTTAGGTAGAGCACCGTATTTGATGTCTTACTCCCTAGGTTCAGAAGAATAAGAGAATAATAGTCTGAAAAATATGAGGTTCCAtgctgttgggcataaaataccctcggctgaagttcttggcggggtcgaccctcgcgagtctcttccgtTTTTCGACAACTGTTGGTGAAACCCCGTCACTTCGTCCGGacacctaagggagccgggctccgtccgcgatttcggcagcaaggaagacttcgcccggactcctacgggagccgggctccgtccgcgagttctacagcaaggaagacttcgtccggactcctacggaagccgggctccgtccgagatttcggcagcaaggaagactccgcccggactcctacgggagccaggctccgtccgcgatttcggcagcaaggaagacttcgcccggactcctacgggagccaggctccgtccgcgatttctgcagcaaggaagacttcgtccggactcctacgggagccgggctccgtccgcgagttctacagcaaggaagacttcgcccggactcctacgggagccgggctccgtccgcgatttcgacagcaaggaagactccgcccggactcctacgggagccggactccgtccgcgagttctacagcaaggaagacttcgtccggactcctacgggagccgggctccgtccgcgatttctgcagcaaggaagactcttcccagactcctacgggagccgggctccatcggcgagttctacagtaaggaagacttcgtccggactcctacgggagccgggctccgtccacgatttcggcagcaaggaagacttcgtccggactcctacggaagccgggctccgtctgcgatttcggcagcaaggaagactcctcccggactcctacgggagccgggctccgtccgcgatttcggcagcaaggaagacttcgcccggactcctacgggagccgggctccgtccgcgagttctacagcaaggaagacttcgcccggactcctacgggagccgggctccatccgcgatttcgacagcaaggaagactccgcccggactcctacgggagccgggctccgtccgcgagttctacagcaaggaagacttcgtccggactcctatgggagccgggctccgttcgcgatttctgcagcaaggaagactccgtccggactcctacgggagccgggctccgtccgcgagttctacagcaaggaagacttcgtccggactcctacgggagtcgggctccgtctgcgatttcggcagcaaggaagactccgcccggactcctacgggagccaggctccgtccgcgatttcggcagcaagga encodes the following:
- the LOC105057059 gene encoding beta-1,4-xylosyltransferase IRX9 — its product is MFLLSEKKMGNLDRCKKRNQLWRKALLHFSLCFVMGFFTGFAPTSTASLFSGQLVSYQHIKNMGISAEAVKAAEKPNEPASLNRSLMAEISTANQTTTKQLADADPKEEESDPESTPRNLLIVITTTRSNDRFREVFLTRLAQTLRLVPPPLLWIVVEAHGDAPKTAEMLRKTGIMYRHLTFKENFTDPEAEAHHQRNVALSHIEHHRLTGIVHFAGISNIYDLQLFEEIREIEVFGTWPVAMVSANRKRVMVEGPSCRSSKVVGWPVEDLSYGTTNDGTNTDTSSVGIASKATRINISGFAFNSSILWDPERWGRPTSVPDTSQDSFKFVQEVIVEDETKLKCIPPDSSKIMLWHLHIPRVIPLLFRRNQNRR